In a single window of the Acidobacteriota bacterium genome:
- a CDS encoding ImmA/IrrE family metallo-endopeptidase, with protein sequence MHFLVEKIKQLKIGWNERVLTEADAFRLCRRFKVTYQEMPLATGGFYFRLKGKDYIAVDSRLPQAQRMFVMFHELGHFLLHVPETGATANFHRVGERTRKEKEADLFALCALIPKSRVETMTAEELLDETHLSPEQIAERFEVYEKYGI encoded by the coding sequence ATGCATTTCCTTGTCGAAAAAATAAAGCAGCTCAAGATCGGCTGGAACGAACGTGTATTGACGGAAGCTGATGCTTTCAGGCTATGCCGGCGGTTCAAGGTGACGTATCAAGAAATGCCGCTTGCGACCGGCGGATTTTATTTTCGGCTTAAAGGAAAGGACTATATCGCGGTTGACAGCCGACTGCCTCAGGCACAACGAATGTTCGTTATGTTTCACGAGCTTGGCCATTTTCTGCTGCACGTGCCGGAGACCGGGGCGACGGCGAATTTCCACCGCGTCGGCGAGCGGACACGGAAAGAAAAAGAGGCGGACCTTTTCGCTTTGTGTGCTCTGATCCCAAAATCGAGGGTCGAAACTATGACGGCGGAAGAGCTTTTGGACGAAACTCATTTATCGCCCGAGCAGATCGCGGAGCGGTTCGAGGTGTATGAGAAGTATGGGATCTGA
- a CDS encoding helix-turn-helix domain-containing protein, which translates to MNKEFVERLKRTFEGDTMADVARRLELPHATVRNYFNGRLPAPEVLIKIADETGVSLNWLLSGRGEMYAGDTAPMSLGRFIEEKISQMIDEKLDERFGNARTALTSSAVFSVREAIARLNDPQAIMQEWFTVEGREYPSDFDVVFFRGWAGFTDDQKYAAIMDAKRAIDHSLSAE; encoded by the coding sequence ATGAACAAGGAATTTGTCGAGCGTTTGAAGCGAACATTTGAGGGCGACACGATGGCCGATGTGGCAAGGCGGCTCGAACTGCCGCACGCGACGGTCAGGAACTATTTCAACGGCCGCCTGCCGGCACCTGAAGTGCTGATAAAGATCGCGGATGAGACGGGGGTCTCGCTTAACTGGCTGCTGTCAGGCCGCGGCGAGATGTACGCAGGCGACACGGCTCCGATGAGCCTCGGCCGGTTCATCGAAGAGAAGATATCGCAGATGATCGACGAAAAACTCGACGAACGGTTCGGCAATGCAAGAACGGCATTGACATCGTCCGCTGTCTTCAGCGTGCGCGAGGCGATCGCTCGTCTTAACGACCCGCAAGCCATTATGCAGGAATGGTTTACGGTCGAAGGACGCGAATATCCGAGCGATTTCGATGTCGTATTTTTCCGCGGTTGGGCGGGCTTTACCGATGATCAGAAGTATGCTGCGATAATGGACGCAAAACGCGCCATCGACCACTCCCTTTCCGCCGAATAG
- a CDS encoding UvrD-helicase domain-containing protein — MERVSLNPDQQRAATAATSVAVTAGAGTGKTAMLSHRYLHHVSVDGLSPLSIVAVTFTEKAAAELRSRIRKVLIEEGASEETIAELEAAQISTIHSLSARICRDHYDIAGLPPDFEIMDDVTSKLWELEKFDEAIAQIPPETVKLVGFSFINEAVAELLKDPFRSDAALGQGTDHWAAKFDEMRRQEALELINSDFWRLTEGNLKSIQGPAGDKLEAARADAVNAMSDASRTVSLKPILDVFNIHRPGNVGAKANWNEGQLEIVRELLKNLRDQTREHAGLAVVDFGPADEAVAEMIDALADAYRLVRQFLREEKLKNKLVDFNDLELNAHEILKNKEAVAHYAERWKAILVDEFQDTNPIQAAIIESLCAGTQLTIVGDEKQSIYGFRGADVDVFARFRGRIVSELGGQQVELSLSYRSHSALVENTNAVFRTVLGTIHQDLNAFTEDTAHPPPFISLHVTEGEGIGKHMLQRIEADFIAEKIASLHAENNVAYKDIAILARVWQPLDIYLDALLARGIPAVHFGGGSLLETREATDIYSLLQFLARPEDNLPLVALLRSPFFAVSDTKLLAAALAEGRDIVWWDAIRRRSEFEKEAAMLTELLEQSRTLTADAVIALADRITGYSAIVANLPQSNRRSADLRGIREFIRDLGSEGRSDVFGVVRSIRELLRAEAEVPRPQIQAGDAVSLMTIHKAKGLEWDVVFVPDLARMPKSDSSKLLIDEEIGVTFSVEGEDAEREQGAIFKLIRARKKRREEAELRRLLYVAITRAKQCVVLSATEHDKYALKILNEGLANAGIEPQFIPFDEQKAKPPTPRATAAAAADIEEMLDTIPAVPASVTATGLSVYAKCPKQFRYQFIEGHPGIAGEGGSNAAKIGSLTHQALEMEVYSVDELRDFTVDATDEDLSEALRLANVFRGSPQFDGVRSDLARYEVPFKTSAGGLNIHGNADYVTDDVVLDFKTDSEMHPDEHQFQLWAYAKAFDRQRAVIAYLRHDTLHEWSGDAFAALDAEAHALAARILAGDHTATPSVANCTYCPFKTICPESAEARA, encoded by the coding sequence GTGGAACGAGTAAGTCTAAATCCGGATCAGCAGCGGGCAGCGACAGCAGCGACTAGCGTCGCCGTGACCGCCGGCGCCGGCACGGGCAAAACGGCGATGCTATCGCACCGTTATCTGCACCACGTCAGCGTGGACGGCCTGTCGCCGCTCTCGATAGTTGCCGTTACATTTACTGAAAAGGCCGCCGCTGAGCTTCGTTCGCGCATCAGAAAGGTCCTGATCGAGGAAGGTGCTAGCGAAGAGACCATCGCAGAACTCGAGGCCGCACAGATCAGTACCATCCACTCGCTGTCCGCACGCATCTGCCGCGACCATTACGACATCGCCGGCCTGCCGCCCGATTTCGAGATCATGGACGACGTGACGTCGAAACTCTGGGAGCTGGAAAAATTTGACGAGGCCATCGCGCAAATACCGCCCGAAACCGTAAAGCTGGTGGGCTTCTCGTTCATCAACGAAGCCGTTGCCGAACTGCTGAAAGACCCTTTTCGCTCGGACGCCGCTCTCGGGCAAGGCACCGATCATTGGGCCGCCAAGTTTGACGAAATGCGCCGTCAAGAGGCTTTGGAACTTATCAATTCGGACTTTTGGCGGCTGACAGAAGGAAATCTGAAGAGCATCCAAGGCCCCGCCGGCGACAAACTGGAAGCCGCCCGCGCAGATGCCGTGAATGCGATGAGCGACGCCAGCCGCACCGTTTCTCTGAAGCCGATACTCGATGTTTTCAATATTCATAGGCCTGGCAACGTTGGAGCAAAGGCCAACTGGAACGAGGGTCAGCTCGAGATCGTACGCGAACTGCTCAAAAACTTACGCGATCAAACGCGCGAACATGCCGGGCTTGCTGTCGTTGATTTCGGCCCTGCCGACGAGGCGGTCGCCGAAATGATCGATGCGTTGGCAGATGCGTATCGGTTGGTCCGGCAATTCTTACGAGAGGAAAAGCTGAAGAACAAGCTGGTCGATTTCAATGACCTGGAACTGAACGCACACGAGATACTCAAGAACAAAGAGGCCGTCGCACATTACGCCGAGCGTTGGAAGGCGATATTAGTGGACGAGTTTCAGGACACGAACCCCATACAAGCAGCGATCATCGAGAGCCTCTGCGCAGGCACGCAGCTGACCATCGTCGGCGATGAAAAACAGTCGATATACGGTTTTCGCGGTGCGGACGTTGACGTTTTCGCCAGGTTTCGCGGGCGCATCGTCAGCGAGCTTGGCGGCCAACAGGTCGAGCTCAGCCTGTCGTACCGTTCGCACTCAGCACTGGTGGAAAATACGAACGCTGTATTCCGTACGGTGCTTGGCACCATTCATCAGGATCTGAATGCGTTCACCGAGGACACCGCCCATCCGCCGCCGTTCATCTCGCTGCACGTGACGGAAGGCGAAGGCATCGGCAAGCATATGCTGCAGCGGATCGAGGCTGACTTTATCGCGGAAAAGATCGCCTCGCTCCACGCCGAAAACAACGTCGCATATAAGGACATAGCGATACTAGCCCGCGTCTGGCAACCGCTCGATATCTATTTGGACGCACTGCTCGCCCGCGGCATTCCGGCGGTGCATTTCGGCGGCGGCAGCCTGCTGGAGACGCGCGAGGCGACGGACATCTATTCGCTGCTGCAGTTTCTCGCTCGGCCCGAGGACAACCTGCCGCTCGTCGCTTTGCTACGGAGCCCTTTCTTTGCGGTCAGCGACACAAAATTGCTTGCCGCCGCACTTGCCGAAGGCCGCGACATCGTCTGGTGGGACGCAATTCGACGCCGGTCCGAATTTGAAAAAGAAGCGGCGATGTTGACGGAGCTTTTGGAACAGAGCCGCACGCTGACTGCCGATGCGGTTATCGCTCTCGCGGACCGCATAACGGGATATTCCGCGATAGTAGCAAATCTGCCGCAGTCGAACCGCCGCTCCGCTGACCTTCGCGGGATCCGTGAATTCATACGCGATCTCGGCTCCGAAGGCCGTTCGGACGTGTTCGGCGTCGTGCGTTCGATACGCGAATTGCTGCGAGCCGAGGCCGAGGTCCCGCGGCCGCAGATACAGGCGGGCGACGCCGTGTCACTGATGACAATTCACAAGGCAAAAGGCCTGGAATGGGACGTCGTTTTCGTGCCGGACCTGGCACGAATGCCGAAGTCGGACAGCTCTAAACTATTGATAGATGAAGAGATAGGCGTGACATTCTCGGTCGAAGGCGAGGACGCCGAACGCGAACAGGGAGCGATATTCAAGCTGATACGCGCCCGCAAAAAACGCCGCGAAGAGGCAGAGCTGCGGCGTCTGCTCTACGTCGCGATCACGCGCGCAAAGCAATGTGTCGTTTTGTCGGCAACGGAGCACGACAAATACGCGCTCAAGATATTGAACGAAGGGCTGGCAAACGCCGGCATCGAACCGCAGTTCATACCTTTTGACGAGCAGAAGGCAAAGCCACCCACGCCTCGCGCAACGGCAGCCGCGGCGGCAGACATTGAAGAAATGCTCGACACCATTCCGGCTGTTCCCGCTTCGGTAACGGCGACGGGGCTTTCGGTTTATGCGAAATGCCCGAAACAATTCCGCTATCAATTTATCGAAGGCCATCCCGGCATCGCGGGCGAAGGCGGATCGAACGCCGCCAAGATCGGGTCGCTGACGCATCAGGCCCTGGAGATGGAGGTCTATTCGGTCGATGAGCTGCGGGATTTTACCGTCGATGCGACAGATGAGGATCTGTCAGAGGCGTTGCGGCTGGCGAACGTTTTCCGCGGATCGCCGCAATTTGACGGCGTGCGTTCTGACCTCGCTCGTTACGAAGTGCCTTTCAAGACGTCGGCCGGCGGGCTGAATATACACGGCAACGCTGATTATGTGACCGACGACGTCGTGCTCGATTTCAAGACCGACTCCGAAATGCACCCCGACGAACATCAGTTCCAACTATGGGCGTATGCAAAGGCTTTCGACAGGCAGCGGGCAGTGATCGCCTATCTCCGCCACGACACGCTTCACGAATGGAGCGGCGATGCATTTGCCGCTCTCGACGCCGAAGCCCACGCACTCGCCGCGCGCATACTCGCCGGCGACCACACCGCGACGCCGTCCGTCGCCAACTGCACCTACTGCCCCTTCAAAACCATCTGCCCCGAGAGTGCAGAGGCCCGCGCGTGA
- a CDS encoding PD-(D/E)XK nuclease family protein, translating to MRIVITDPFPTAPAEIPAGLTVITPHRNAANELNVACETLEKLARETLHRNELKVLPKLRSRYLLKRVIKSVLSSTDPAPYAARINETLTTILRTRIDTDDLMQFGSPRVTDLAKIVIGYREELANIAAVDDEEILIRASRLGPDTIPLLIWGHFRARHEEIEFIDAAAGDGSILYLPCGDDAVFQTNRRWADWLEMRGWTKQNSEQGEDDRSGAALARKFFGISGEVPAPALKFENIDAEVRGVLGRCKRLIADGTPAHRIAIVSRKPENFAPAFASVAAEFGMPIQIHRRIPALHTSFGEFLRLLLETIENSMPFEETVRLLMHRFGPGVSSETLEKARQEHFSGLDKWAEAGIDTSFFAPPEQQTLKGWLGYIDRVFESFRVEARTAADSAEMNAREAFFSEMRTLSQLEAERRFSFSQFRAICLEALWETAVPFSTSRAGVELLGPESIFGSSFDHLFVIGLAEGHFPAHAVDNPAVDFYERKRLAQHGIEFEEAAEVGRWESLAFCLSLLAAKRGVTLSFAEMGSGGELLKSPFFDRLGLEPAFVQEKPFAASPEERRAFLLTAAGDTDGVLEDARRRFAIEKNREVGTVYDEYDGIAGIAIDAAKRSWSVSQFTQFGQCSFRWFAQRLLNLAEPDELEPALDFAHRGSFYHKVIELATLSALDAPDQRTAILEALEAAFRAAEEDPDVELPAYTNWELQADEHLRTLERAIKADDFLPEGSTIIAAEKKFETTWLGLRLTGWIDRIDRLGGKLIAIDYKTSSVKPNGAKDETGKLKIDVQIPVYAEVALRALYPKGNVGDSNYYSLTKAKKLPAGRDNTIERVAELVKKIKGRLAAGAFPIDPDSRNEACKYCDFTAVCRKGHRLERKTWNE from the coding sequence ATGCGAATCGTTATCACAGACCCGTTCCCGACGGCACCTGCGGAGATCCCCGCAGGGCTGACCGTCATCACGCCGCATCGGAACGCCGCGAATGAACTGAACGTCGCCTGCGAAACGCTGGAAAAGCTGGCCCGCGAGACACTGCATCGCAACGAACTCAAAGTGCTGCCGAAACTGCGGTCGCGATACCTGTTGAAACGCGTCATCAAGAGTGTTTTGAGCAGCACCGATCCGGCCCCGTATGCAGCTCGCATCAACGAGACCCTGACGACAATTCTGCGGACACGCATCGATACCGATGACCTCATGCAGTTCGGCTCGCCGCGGGTTACCGACCTGGCAAAGATCGTTATCGGCTATCGCGAGGAGCTCGCAAACATCGCCGCAGTGGACGATGAAGAGATATTGATCCGCGCGTCACGGCTCGGCCCCGACACGATCCCGCTGCTCATCTGGGGGCATTTCAGGGCGCGTCATGAAGAGATCGAGTTCATCGACGCAGCGGCCGGCGACGGAAGCATCTTGTACCTGCCCTGCGGCGATGACGCCGTTTTTCAGACGAACCGCCGATGGGCCGATTGGCTGGAAATGCGCGGCTGGACCAAGCAAAACTCCGAACAGGGCGAAGACGATCGTTCAGGTGCCGCTTTGGCGAGGAAATTCTTTGGGATCTCGGGCGAAGTTCCCGCTCCGGCGCTGAAATTCGAGAACATCGATGCAGAGGTCCGCGGTGTGCTCGGCCGCTGCAAGCGTCTGATCGCCGACGGCACGCCCGCTCACCGCATTGCGATCGTCAGCCGTAAACCTGAAAACTTTGCTCCCGCGTTCGCCTCAGTGGCGGCTGAATTCGGAATGCCGATCCAGATACATCGGCGTATTCCAGCTCTGCACACTTCCTTCGGCGAGTTCCTTCGGCTGCTGCTCGAGACCATTGAGAACAGCATGCCGTTCGAAGAGACGGTACGGCTGCTGATGCATCGTTTCGGGCCGGGCGTCAGCAGCGAAACGCTGGAAAAAGCTCGGCAGGAGCATTTTTCGGGCCTGGACAAATGGGCAGAAGCGGGCATCGATACATCATTTTTCGCGCCGCCGGAACAGCAGACTCTCAAGGGCTGGCTCGGCTACATCGACCGTGTTTTTGAGAGTTTCCGTGTAGAGGCACGCACCGCCGCCGACAGCGCAGAAATGAACGCCCGCGAGGCGTTTTTCAGCGAGATGCGGACGCTGTCGCAGCTCGAGGCGGAGCGGCGATTCAGTTTTTCGCAATTCCGTGCCATCTGTCTTGAAGCGTTGTGGGAAACGGCCGTTCCTTTTTCGACGTCGCGTGCCGGCGTCGAACTGCTCGGGCCTGAGTCGATCTTCGGCTCGTCGTTCGACCACCTTTTCGTCATCGGACTCGCCGAAGGGCATTTTCCCGCACACGCGGTCGATAATCCGGCGGTCGATTTTTACGAACGCAAACGGCTCGCTCAACACGGGATCGAATTCGAGGAGGCGGCCGAGGTCGGCCGCTGGGAATCGCTCGCGTTTTGCCTGTCGCTGCTTGCGGCAAAGCGGGGCGTGACGCTCTCCTTCGCCGAAATGGGCAGCGGCGGCGAACTGCTGAAAAGCCCATTCTTCGACCGTCTTGGGCTCGAACCCGCGTTCGTTCAGGAAAAACCGTTTGCTGCCAGCCCGGAGGAACGGCGTGCATTTTTATTGACCGCCGCGGGCGATACAGACGGCGTACTGGAAGACGCACGCCGCAGATTCGCGATCGAAAAGAACCGCGAGGTCGGCACCGTTTACGACGAATACGACGGCATCGCAGGCATCGCGATCGACGCAGCGAAACGCAGCTGGAGCGTGTCGCAGTTCACGCAATTCGGGCAATGCAGTTTTCGGTGGTTCGCCCAGCGTTTACTCAATCTTGCCGAGCCCGACGAGCTCGAGCCCGCACTCGATTTCGCACACCGCGGATCGTTCTATCACAAGGTGATCGAACTTGCGACGCTGAGCGCTCTCGACGCACCGGATCAAAGGACCGCGATACTCGAAGCTTTGGAGGCCGCATTCCGCGCAGCGGAAGAAGACCCTGATGTCGAACTTCCCGCGTATACGAACTGGGAGCTGCAGGCGGACGAGCACCTGAGAACGCTGGAGAGGGCGATCAAGGCAGACGATTTTCTGCCGGAAGGCAGCACGATAATTGCCGCTGAAAAAAAGTTCGAAACGACATGGCTCGGGCTCCGCCTGACGGGCTGGATCGACCGCATCGATAGGCTGGGCGGCAAACTGATCGCCATCGATTACAAAACGAGCTCCGTAAAACCGAACGGGGCAAAGGACGAAACCGGAAAACTGAAGATCGATGTTCAGATCCCGGTCTATGCGGAGGTCGCGCTGAGGGCCCTATATCCAAAAGGAAACGTCGGCGACAGCAACTACTATTCGCTGACCAAGGCAAAGAAATTGCCCGCAGGACGAGACAACACCATAGAACGCGTCGCCGAGTTGGTCAAAAAGATCAAGGGACGCCTAGCGGCGGGTGCTTTCCCGATCGACCCCGACAGCAGGAACGAGGCGTGTAAATATTGTGACTTCACCGCGGTCTGCAGAAAAGGCCATCGGCTGGAAAGAAAAACGTGGAACGAGTAA
- a CDS encoding META and DUF4377 domain-containing protein: MRTQLVIFSVFTILFVGMAVSAQRPAADDWQLVSYKLDQMNVALGDKKITMSVDTKEGRVAGNSGCNRFTGAFKFEETGRLKVGPIAGTMMACPEPWMTFERMFLKTLEGADAFSFETGVLTVTDTDTGNFLRFKPAEKPMIMTWYVNKKVVDCMGAVKSKCLQVKETKDGQWQDFFGPIQGFNFRKDYYSVIEVERVRLPDPAAGASAYEHRLIRIIKQTKKEKEL; encoded by the coding sequence ATGAGAACACAGTTGGTCATATTTTCGGTATTTACAATTTTATTTGTCGGGATGGCCGTTTCGGCACAGCGTCCCGCAGCAGATGACTGGCAGCTTGTCAGCTACAAGCTCGACCAGATGAACGTCGCTCTCGGTGATAAGAAGATCACGATGAGCGTCGATACGAAAGAAGGCCGCGTCGCCGGAAATTCAGGCTGCAACCGCTTTACGGGTGCGTTCAAATTCGAGGAAACCGGCCGTCTGAAGGTCGGCCCTATCGCAGGCACGATGATGGCTTGTCCTGAACCATGGATGACGTTCGAGCGAATGTTCCTAAAGACGCTCGAGGGGGCCGACGCGTTCTCTTTCGAAACGGGCGTGCTGACCGTCACCGACACCGATACGGGCAATTTTCTGCGGTTCAAACCGGCCGAAAAGCCGATGATCATGACCTGGTACGTCAATAAAAAGGTCGTTGACTGCATGGGAGCCGTAAAATCGAAGTGTCTGCAGGTAAAGGAAACCAAGGACGGCCAATGGCAGGATTTCTTCGGTCCGATACAGGGCTTCAATTTCCGCAAGGACTACTATTCAGTGATCGAGGTCGAACGCGTTCGACTGCCGGATCCGGCCGCAGGTGCATCTGCCTACGAACATCGTCTGATCCGCATCATCAAACAGACGAAAAAGGAAAAGGAACTTTAA